From a single Chitinophagaceae bacterium genomic region:
- a CDS encoding DNA methyltransferase, translating to MLTNILLENNSFLNTNQSNFYPKETREESILINGHTIKKIINEFWTSQQRQAHSLHEISYRACFKPQLPRFFIQRFTKENDIVYDPFTGRGTTIIEAALLNRNIISNDINPISKIFCRGRLHIPHVFELKERLFSIPIYKNILPDRDLSMFYHTETMKEILSLKHSIQERIINAKADALDFWIQMVATNRLTGHSKGFFSVYTLPPNQAVSPKRQLKINEQKNQIPEYRNTKEIIFKKSKQLLRDITTPQIQILKNKAEASLFLTKDASDTPEIPNESIQLTVTSPPFLDVVQYTDDNWLRCWFNGIDTEEIAKHITITKKLSDWIIIMTKVFKELYRITKQEGYVAFEVGEVRNGTIKLDEHIVDIGIKAGFICLGILINEQVFTKTSNIWGVDNNNKGTNSNRIVILKK from the coding sequence ATGCTCACAAATATTTTATTAGAAAACAATTCTTTTCTGAATACAAACCAATCCAATTTCTACCCCAAAGAAACAAGGGAAGAAAGTATATTGATAAATGGGCATACTATCAAAAAGATTATCAATGAGTTTTGGACTTCTCAGCAAAGGCAGGCACACTCTCTCCACGAAATATCTTACAGGGCTTGCTTTAAGCCACAGCTTCCACGATTTTTTATACAAAGATTTACAAAAGAAAACGATATTGTTTACGATCCTTTTACAGGCAGGGGAACTACTATTATAGAAGCGGCTTTGCTCAATAGAAACATTATTTCTAATGATATAAATCCCATCAGCAAGATATTCTGTAGGGGACGGCTCCATATCCCCCATGTTTTTGAATTGAAAGAACGGCTTTTTTCCATACCTATATATAAAAATATACTGCCCGATAGAGACCTTTCTATGTTTTATCATACAGAAACGATGAAAGAGATACTTTCTTTGAAGCACTCTATTCAAGAAAGAATTATAAACGCAAAAGCAGATGCTCTGGATTTTTGGATACAAATGGTTGCTACCAATAGATTGACGGGGCATTCCAAAGGGTTCTTTTCTGTTTATACTCTCCCCCCTAATCAAGCGGTAAGCCCTAAGAGGCAATTGAAAATAAATGAACAAAAGAACCAAATCCCCGAATATAGAAATACGAAAGAAATTATTTTTAAGAAATCGAAGCAACTGCTCAGAGACATTACTACCCCTCAAATACAAATTCTCAAAAACAAAGCGGAGGCATCATTATTCTTAACAAAAGATGCCTCTGATACCCCCGAAATACCAAATGAATCTATCCAACTCACGGTAACCTCGCCTCCATTTTTAGATGTAGTTCAGTATACGGATGATAATTGGTTACGATGCTGGTTTAATGGTATTGACACAGAAGAAATTGCCAAACATATTACCATTACTAAAAAATTAAGTGACTGGATTATTATTATGACGAAGGTATTTAAAGAGCTTTATCGCATTACAAAACAGGAAGGATATGTAGCATTTGAGGTAGGCGAAGTAAGGAATGGCACTATAAAATTAGATGAACATATAGTAGATATAGGTATAAAGGCGGGATTTATATGTTTAGGGATACTGATAAATGAGCAAGTATTTACCAAGACATCAAACATTTGGGGCGTAGATAATAATAATAAAGGCACGAACTCTAACAGAATTGTTATACTAAAAAAATGA
- a CDS encoding cyclophilin-like fold protein, which produces MIIKIGKNTFSTTLYKNETTKALKAQLPLVLYMIELHSNEKYAQLPTPLPTNTEAVRTIHIGDIMLWETNTLVIFYKTFETTYQYTQIGHIDNPRHLVQALGKGNVTISFYEE; this is translated from the coding sequence ATGATAATAAAAATTGGAAAAAATACTTTCTCAACCACACTCTATAAAAATGAAACAACCAAAGCTCTCAAAGCACAGTTACCTCTCGTATTATATATGATAGAATTACATAGTAATGAAAAATATGCTCAGCTACCAACTCCCTTACCAACAAACACAGAAGCAGTAAGAACTATTCACATAGGGGATATAATGCTATGGGAAACGAATACTCTGGTTATTTTCTATAAAACTTTTGAAACGACATACCAATATACACAAATCGGACATATTGATAATCCTCGTCATCTTGTTCAAGCACTCGGTAAGGGAAATGTAACGATATCCTTTTATGAAGAATAA
- a CDS encoding beta-ketoacyl-ACP synthase III produces MNKIYAGITGINGYVPDYILTNSELETLVNTKDEWIVSRTGIQERRILKGENKGSSVMGIEAVKGLLEKTNTNPLEVDVLLCATTTPDMLFPATANIISHATGLKNAFSYDIQAACSGFLYAFVTASQFIETGRYKKIIVVGVDKMSSIIDYTDRKTCIIFGDGGGAVLLEPVTDGTGLQDFILHSDGAGEQYLHMKAGGSRRPASLETVNNKEHFVYQDGTAVFKHAVYNMADVASRIMQKNNLSSSDIAWLVPHQANKRIIDATAEKMGIGMEKVMLNIYKYGNTTSGTIPLCLWDYEKHLQKGDNLIFASFGGGFTWGAAYVKWSKD; encoded by the coding sequence ATGAATAAAATCTATGCCGGTATTACAGGGATAAATGGATACGTTCCCGATTATATTCTTACTAATTCTGAATTAGAAACTTTAGTAAATACTAAGGATGAATGGATAGTATCCCGAACGGGAATTCAAGAAAGAAGAATATTAAAAGGAGAGAATAAAGGAAGTTCTGTTATGGGAATAGAAGCAGTAAAGGGTTTATTAGAGAAGACAAATACAAATCCTTTGGAAGTAGATGTTCTTTTATGTGCAACTACAACCCCTGATATGCTTTTTCCGGCTACAGCTAATATCATATCTCATGCTACGGGATTAAAAAACGCTTTTAGTTATGATATTCAAGCGGCATGCTCAGGTTTTTTATATGCTTTTGTTACCGCATCTCAATTTATAGAAACAGGGAGGTATAAAAAAATAATAGTAGTGGGTGTTGATAAAATGTCTTCTATTATTGATTATACAGATAGAAAAACCTGTATTATTTTTGGAGATGGTGGCGGAGCAGTGTTATTAGAGCCCGTGACAGATGGGACGGGATTACAAGATTTTATTTTACATTCCGATGGTGCGGGTGAACAGTATTTACATATGAAAGCAGGTGGTAGTAGAAGACCCGCTAGTTTGGAAACAGTAAATAACAAAGAGCATTTTGTATACCAAGATGGTACGGCTGTCTTTAAACATGCTGTTTATAATATGGCAGATGTGGCATCTCGGATTATGCAAAAAAATAACCTTTCCTCATCAGATATTGCATGGCTGGTTCCTCATCAAGCAAATAAAAGAATTATAGACGCAACAGCAGAAAAAATGGGTATCGGGATGGAAAAAGTAATGCTCAATATTTATAAATATGGGAACACAACCAGCGGAACTATACCTCTTTGTTTATGGGATTACGAAAAACACTTGCAAAAAGGTGATAATCTTATATTTGCTTCTTTTGGAGGAGGATTTACATGGGGGGCCGCTTATGTAAAATGGAGTAAAGATTAA
- a CDS encoding DUF1761 domain-containing protein: MNYISFFISVFVPLVMGYIYYHPALLGNVWMKANGFTKESLGNGPKPVLYLLALLVSCLFTSFLWAWTTGVGGQEQLQVVDPIDGHSYVTFKHGVAHGIIFSITVLLPIFITMKIFEMRKWAWVFVNWGYWSITVMLMCGILSAWR; this comes from the coding sequence ATGAATTATATATCTTTTTTTATTTCAGTGTTTGTTCCCTTAGTTATGGGGTATATTTATTATCATCCCGCTTTATTAGGAAATGTATGGATGAAAGCGAATGGTTTTACAAAAGAGAGTTTAGGGAATGGTCCTAAACCTGTGCTTTATTTATTGGCACTATTAGTATCTTGTCTGTTTACCTCTTTTTTATGGGCTTGGACTACAGGGGTTGGTGGTCAAGAGCAATTACAAGTCGTTGACCCAATAGATGGACATAGCTACGTAACTTTCAAGCATGGGGTAGCACATGGTATTATTTTTTCTATCACAGTATTATTACCAATATTTATTACTATGAAAATTTTTGAAATGAGAAAATGGGCATGGGTATTTGTTAATTGGGGATACTGGAGTATTACAGTAATGCTTATGTGTGGAATTTTGAGTGCTTGGAGATAA
- a CDS encoding RNA polymerase sigma-70 factor, translating to MDLEKEFSDIFQEYYPALCRYALKIVRKEELAEDVVQEVFVNLWEKRNKIDIAISIKSYLYTSVRNRSINQLKLLFQREQKKEKIYENMNISEDISDILKQNELQNTYEIVQEAIETLPPKCKIIFLLSREEYMTYALVAKELNISIKTVENQIIIAFKKIRIYIQSKNQK from the coding sequence ATGGATCTAGAAAAAGAATTTTCAGATATATTTCAAGAGTATTATCCCGCATTATGTAGATATGCTCTTAAAATAGTAAGAAAAGAAGAACTAGCCGAAGATGTGGTGCAAGAAGTTTTTGTGAATCTGTGGGAAAAAAGAAATAAAATAGATATAGCTATTTCTATAAAATCATATCTTTATACTTCGGTCAGAAACAGATCCATAAACCAATTAAAGCTTCTATTTCAACGAGAGCAAAAAAAAGAAAAAATATATGAAAACATGAATATATCAGAAGATATATCCGATATATTAAAGCAAAATGAATTACAAAATACATACGAAATAGTGCAAGAAGCCATAGAAACACTACCACCAAAATGTAAAATAATATTTCTTTTGAGTAGAGAAGAATATATGACATACGCACTGGTAGCAAAAGAACTTAATATATCTATTAAAACAGTAGAAAATCAAATAATAATAGCATTCAAAAAAATAAGAATATACATTCAAAGTAAAAACCAAAAATAA
- a CDS encoding HD domain-containing protein, whose amino-acid sequence MNLRERIQQDPIFEIITNAIDEEECFIIGGYVRDIFLNKGSKDIDLVCTENSIKIAENIAKQLGKDVHISIFKNFGTAQIKWKEYQLEIVTARKESYQKNSRKPTVEIGTLEDDQKRRDFTINALSISLQKKTLGEVIDPFNGIEDIQKKILKTPLDPNITFSDDPLRIMRAIRFASQLNFDISHETMNGIIHNKERLKIVSAERITEELNKIILSPQISLGFKLLYSAGVLQIIFPEMANLQGVEEVEGKGHKDNFYHTLKVVENISKVSDGIWLRWAALLHDIAKPLTKKFYPGIGWTFHGHEEKGARMVPKLFHRMRLPMDSKMQYVQKLVRLHLRPIALVKKEVTESAIRRLLFEAGEDIDDLMKLCKADITSKDHNKVQKYLANFQYVEQKIIEVEAKDHIRNFQPPISGEIIMQVYNLPPSKIIGEIKEAIKEAILEGIIQNNFHDAYNFMLTIAEQKKLTLVKPYNYS is encoded by the coding sequence ATGAACCTGAGAGAACGAATACAACAAGACCCCATATTTGAAATTATAACAAATGCTATAGACGAAGAAGAATGTTTCATAATAGGCGGATATGTAAGAGATATATTCCTTAATAAAGGATCTAAAGATATTGATTTGGTATGCACCGAAAACAGTATAAAAATAGCAGAAAATATAGCAAAACAATTAGGAAAAGATGTCCATATTTCTATATTTAAAAACTTCGGAACAGCACAAATAAAATGGAAAGAATACCAATTAGAAATCGTAACCGCCCGAAAAGAAAGCTACCAAAAAAACTCCCGAAAACCAACAGTAGAAATTGGAACATTAGAAGATGACCAAAAAAGACGCGATTTTACTATAAATGCTCTTTCTATCAGCCTACAAAAAAAAACACTCGGAGAGGTTATAGATCCTTTCAACGGAATAGAAGATATACAAAAAAAAATATTAAAAACACCCCTCGACCCTAATATCACTTTTTCCGATGATCCTCTCAGAATAATGCGTGCTATAAGATTTGCCTCACAACTCAATTTTGATATATCCCACGAAACTATGAACGGTATCATTCATAATAAAGAACGATTAAAAATTGTATCTGCTGAAAGAATAACAGAAGAACTCAATAAAATCATTCTATCACCCCAAATATCATTAGGATTCAAACTATTATACAGCGCCGGTGTTTTACAAATTATATTTCCTGAAATGGCAAACCTCCAAGGAGTAGAAGAAGTAGAAGGAAAAGGACATAAAGATAATTTTTACCATACCCTCAAAGTGGTAGAAAATATATCAAAAGTAAGTGATGGTATATGGCTCCGATGGGCTGCCTTATTACACGATATTGCAAAACCTCTCACTAAAAAATTCTATCCCGGAATCGGATGGACATTCCATGGACACGAAGAAAAAGGAGCAAGAATGGTACCAAAATTATTTCACAGAATGAGATTACCCATGGATTCTAAAATGCAATACGTCCAAAAACTAGTCCGCCTTCACCTCCGCCCGATAGCTCTCGTAAAAAAAGAAGTAACAGAATCTGCTATCAGACGACTCTTATTCGAAGCAGGCGAAGACATAGATGACCTTATGAAACTTTGCAAAGCAGATATTACCAGCAAAGACCATAACAAAGTTCAAAAATACCTTGCAAATTTTCAATACGTAGAACAAAAAATTATCGAGGTAGAAGCAAAAGACCATATACGTAACTTCCAACCCCCTATATCAGGAGAAATTATTATGCAAGTATATAATTTACCACCCTCTAAAATCATCGGCGAAATAAAAGAAGCCATAAAAGAAGCCATATTAGAAGGAATAATCCAAAATAACTTTCACGATGCCTATAACTTTATGCTTACAATAGCCGAACAAAAAAAACTTACATTGGTAAAACCTTATAATTATTCCTAA
- a CDS encoding 4Fe-4S dicluster domain-containing protein translates to MAIMITDDCINCGACEPECPNTAIYEGGSEWAWSDGTSLQEVTLPDGSIINGKTNQSPVSKEFYYIVHEKCTECTGFHEEPQCAAVCPVDCCIPDPEHVETKGDLLAKKIWMHGS, encoded by the coding sequence ATGGCAATAATGATAACAGATGACTGTATTAACTGCGGAGCATGCGAACCCGAATGTCCCAATACTGCAATCTATGAAGGAGGATCGGAATGGGCTTGGTCAGACGGAACAAGTCTTCAAGAGGTAACCCTTCCCGACGGAAGCATTATAAATGGAAAAACCAATCAATCCCCTGTTTCCAAAGAATTTTATTATATAGTCCACGAAAAGTGTACCGAATGTACAGGTTTTCATGAAGAACCACAGTGTGCAGCTGTTTGCCCTGTGGATTGTTGTATTCCTGATCCCGAACACGTGGAAACGAAAGGGGATCTTCTTGCAAAGAAAATATGGATGCATGGTTCTTGA
- a CDS encoding DUF177 domain-containing protein, whose protein sequence is MELHFLNTFDIDIRKLHRGDNTFSYTIQNSFFEHFENGILHKADASVEVVLHKTNDYIKSSFFIRGNLPFTCDRSLESFLYPIDINEYMFIYFGEEEKELEDDSITILHSTYKINIAQYIYYYMVLAVPLKKIHPRYKLEEDSSAEEVTLVYTTNTFKEKIKFPMGNT, encoded by the coding sequence GTGGAATTACATTTTTTAAACACCTTTGATATTGACATAAGAAAACTCCATAGAGGAGATAATACCTTTTCATATACCATACAAAACTCTTTTTTTGAGCACTTTGAAAATGGTATTCTTCATAAAGCAGACGCAAGTGTAGAAGTAGTGCTTCATAAAACAAATGACTACATAAAATCTTCTTTTTTCATAAGAGGAAACCTACCATTTACTTGTGATAGAAGTTTGGAATCATTTTTATATCCTATAGATATTAATGAATATATGTTCATATATTTTGGTGAAGAAGAAAAAGAATTAGAAGACGATTCTATTACCATTTTACATAGTACTTATAAAATTAATATTGCTCAATATATATACTATTATATGGTCTTGGCTGTTCCATTAAAAAAAATACACCCTCGTTATAAATTAGAAGAAGATTCTTCCGCTGAAGAAGTAACGCTTGTGTATACAACAAATACTTTTAAAGAAAAAATAAAATTCCCAATGGGAAATACTTAA
- the rpmF gene encoding 50S ribosomal protein L32 — protein sequence MANPKRRHSSTRRDKRRTHYKAKEMQFVICPTTKTAHLSHRAFWQDNKLYYKGKVVIDKNKA from the coding sequence ATGGCTAATCCTAAACGAAGACATTCTAGTACCAGAAGAGATAAAAGAAGGACTCATTATAAAGCAAAAGAAATGCAGTTTGTTATTTGTCCTACTACTAAAACAGCCCATCTATCTCACAGAGCTTTTTGGCAAGACAATAAGCTTTATTATAAAGGGAAAGTAGTTATAGACAAAAATAAAGCATAG
- a CDS encoding ATP-binding cassette domain-containing protein, whose amino-acid sequence MIFSDAPVVSVSHVNIYQNEKNILEDVSFEIQKGEFVYLIGRTGSGKTSLLKTLYADLRLKSGQVKVADFSLHNIKKSQIPFLRRKVGIVFQDFQLLYDRTVSDNLVFVMKASGWEDTQKIKQREQEVLHEVGLGNVGNKYPHQLSGGEQQRVVIARALLNEPSILFADEPTGNLDPYVSESIFNLFIDINNRGTAIFMATHNYQIIKKYAFRVLQCEGKTLKDSHKEPIDMFFF is encoded by the coding sequence ATGATTTTTTCAGATGCACCTGTTGTTTCAGTATCCCATGTAAATATCTATCAAAATGAAAAAAATATTTTGGAAGATGTTTCTTTTGAAATACAAAAAGGAGAATTTGTATATCTTATAGGGAGAACGGGATCGGGGAAAACTTCCCTTCTAAAAACATTATATGCGGACTTGCGTTTAAAAAGTGGCCAAGTAAAAGTAGCTGATTTTTCGCTTCATAACATAAAAAAGTCTCAAATACCTTTTTTACGAAGAAAAGTAGGGATAGTATTTCAAGATTTTCAACTTCTATACGATAGAACTGTTTCAGATAATCTTGTTTTCGTAATGAAAGCAAGCGGTTGGGAGGATACTCAAAAAATAAAACAGAGGGAGCAAGAAGTACTTCACGAAGTAGGATTAGGTAACGTAGGGAATAAATACCCACATCAACTTTCGGGAGGAGAACAACAAAGAGTAGTAATAGCAAGAGCTTTACTTAACGAACCATCTATACTTTTTGCAGACGAGCCGACAGGAAACTTAGATCCATACGTATCAGAATCCATCTTTAACCTTTTTATAGATATAAATAATAGAGGAACTGCTATTTTTATGGCAACTCATAATTATCAGATTATTAAAAAATATGCTTTTAGAGTGCTTCAATGCGAAGGAAAAACATTGAAAGATTCTCATAAAGAACCAATAGATATGTTTTTTTTTTAA
- a CDS encoding 7-carboxy-7-deazaguanine synthase QueE, with translation MQTLPLMESFYSIQGEGEFQGEAAYFIRLGGCDVGCFWCDVKDSWEAKKHPLTSIESILKKGEAFPTKLSIITGGEPLMYDMLPLTTALQTLRYRTHIETSGSYPLTGIWDWICLSPKKFKKPLPEITKKANELKIILYNKSDFQWAEEYKKLVNPQCKLFLQPEWSAKEKMLPLLIEYVKQNPQWKISIQIHKYINVE, from the coding sequence ATGCAAACATTACCATTGATGGAGTCATTTTATTCTATTCAGGGAGAGGGTGAATTTCAGGGAGAAGCCGCTTATTTTATTCGTTTAGGGGGCTGTGATGTAGGATGCTTTTGGTGCGATGTAAAAGATTCGTGGGAAGCAAAAAAACATCCGCTTACATCTATAGAAAGCATTCTCAAGAAAGGAGAAGCATTTCCTACAAAACTATCTATTATCACGGGAGGTGAGCCGCTTATGTACGATATGCTACCGCTCACCACTGCTCTTCAAACTTTACGATATAGAACACATATAGAGACCTCAGGTAGTTACCCTCTCACAGGAATATGGGACTGGATATGCCTTTCGCCAAAAAAATTCAAAAAACCTCTCCCCGAAATTACTAAAAAAGCAAACGAACTCAAAATAATACTCTACAATAAGTCCGACTTTCAATGGGCAGAAGAATACAAGAAATTGGTGAATCCACAATGCAAACTCTTTCTCCAACCCGAATGGTCTGCGAAAGAAAAAATGCTCCCCCTACTCATCGAATATGTCAAGCAAAACCCACAATGGAAAATTTCCATTCAGATTCATAAATATATTAACGTAGAATAA
- a CDS encoding oligopeptide:H+ symporter — MNNISTEKKFLGHPWGLFYLFFAELWERFSFYGMRALLTLYMVEQMFVALEKRDSIAIIIYASYGSLVYAVTVLGGKISDSLYGYRNSIILGGIFIAIGHFILVFNAEWTFFIGLSFIVVGTGYFKSNISTFVSTLYSKGDIRQDSGFTIFYMGINIGGFIAPLLCAYLAVNYGWHYGFGAAGVGMILGLFCFLFGLKSGVFGDKGLPHYPEKLQKKYIGIPMRVWIPLLSLCIVPFITMLISNYEIYTIGNIFEGSVVKLLFFVLLASILLYLFFLIRKQTKEYRNKLIVAVLLTCFMSFFWAFHELSGSIITLFVGRNVNTSGWMSAASSNALNPFFIILLSFTAPFFWGWLSKYGKNPRTPYKFVGGLALIGFAFLLISTSRYFADEQGYVPFVFVIIMYFFISAGEIFMSPVGLSKINDLSPIRIRSFMMGVWFLSSSFAFMIGGIIGKYFTIEHSPDTNNTNGIYTLDIYLNGFEKIGYASLGFAALIFILSPVMKKWMKEIH; from the coding sequence ATGAACAACATATCAACGGAGAAGAAATTTTTAGGACACCCTTGGGGTTTATTTTATTTGTTTTTTGCAGAATTATGGGAGAGGTTTAGTTTTTATGGGATGAGAGCATTGCTTACACTGTATATGGTGGAGCAAATGTTCGTAGCTTTAGAAAAAAGAGATTCTATAGCCATCATTATTTATGCCTCGTATGGCTCGTTAGTATATGCGGTTACTGTTTTGGGCGGAAAGATTTCAGATTCTCTCTATGGATATAGAAATTCTATTATTTTGGGAGGTATTTTCATTGCGATAGGGCATTTTATCCTTGTTTTCAATGCGGAATGGACATTTTTTATCGGTTTATCTTTCATTGTTGTTGGTACGGGTTATTTTAAATCCAATATTTCTACTTTTGTAAGCACTCTGTATTCTAAGGGGGATATTCGTCAGGACAGCGGTTTTACCATTTTTTATATGGGTATAAATATTGGGGGATTTATAGCTCCCCTTCTCTGTGCTTACCTTGCAGTTAACTACGGTTGGCATTACGGATTTGGAGCAGCAGGAGTAGGTATGATTTTAGGTCTTTTTTGTTTTCTTTTTGGTTTAAAATCAGGGGTATTCGGGGACAAAGGTCTCCCTCACTATCCGGAAAAACTCCAAAAAAAATATATTGGTATACCAATGAGAGTATGGATACCCCTTCTTTCTCTCTGTATAGTTCCTTTTATAACGATGCTTATCTCCAATTATGAAATATATACCATCGGAAATATATTTGAAGGGTCTGTAGTAAAGCTTTTATTCTTTGTTCTCCTTGCGTCTATTTTACTCTATCTGTTCTTTCTTATAAGAAAACAAACGAAGGAATATAGAAATAAGCTCATAGTAGCCGTTTTACTCACTTGTTTTATGTCTTTTTTTTGGGCATTTCACGAGCTATCGGGGAGTATAATAACTCTTTTTGTGGGAAGAAATGTAAATACTTCGGGATGGATGAGTGCCGCCTCTTCTAATGCCTTAAATCCATTTTTTATTATTCTTCTGAGTTTTACAGCACCGTTTTTCTGGGGATGGCTTTCAAAATACGGAAAAAATCCTCGAACACCTTATAAATTTGTAGGAGGACTAGCACTCATCGGCTTCGCTTTTCTCCTCATAAGCACCTCTCGTTATTTTGCAGATGAACAAGGATACGTGCCTTTTGTTTTTGTCATCATTATGTATTTTTTTATATCAGCAGGAGAAATTTTTATGTCCCCTGTTGGCCTCTCTAAAATAAACGATCTTTCTCCAATACGTATCCGCTCCTTTATGATGGGAGTATGGTTTTTATCCTCCTCATTCGCTTTTATGATAGGGGGTATCATTGGAAAATATTTTACCATAGAGCATTCTCCTGATACTAACAATACAAACGGAATATATACCTTAGATATATATCTCAATGGGTTCGAAAAAATAGGATATGCATCACTCGGATTTGCCGCTCTTATATTTATTCTCTCCCCTGTTATGAAAAAATGGATGAAAGAAATACATTAG